A region of the Channa argus isolate prfri chromosome 3, Channa argus male v1.0, whole genome shotgun sequence genome:
aaaactgtcatcaCAAAAAACGAAACTATCACATGGAACTTTGATACGATCGCAgtacttcaaaacaaacaagataacAATTTGCTAGCTGGCAGTAGGTTatacttacacacaaacattagtCTGGTGTCAGTCTTTGCACTGATCTCTGAGCGAGAATATGAAAGAGCTAACTTTCccaaataatataataatataattataataatattcccaaatattcagaaaaatatattgtgaTTATTAGCAAATAACTTTTTACCAGGCTGACAAAAGGAACATTTTggctaagaaaaaaaagctaaaaatatgacaataacCTTTAAGTTAATttgcataatgttttttattgtattgtagttATAAAATTAGGAGGCTTCATATTTTTTcagcatctaaaaaaaactgtgatataGGTCTATTGGGGTAATGTAATATTGGGTTGTAACATTGTATAGTGTGCAATATTATGTAGACCTACATAAAACCGTTGAACCTATGTTGAGTACCCTGGCTTTGGTCTTTATTTATTGGGTGTACTTTCACTGAGACCCCACTTCTTTTACAGGAAGGCTCTGATGAGCTTTCTGTTGACTTCTGGTCTTATTCCCACGCCTTGTCAACACTCTTTGTTTATAAATCTCCGTTTcctctatattaaaaaaacctaaacattgAAATAGAGTTTTCCATCAGCCGTTCACCTGTAGTAACATCTGTAAATGTGAGAAAAGCAGCTTCATCAGAGCCTATTGGTGCCATAAAACAATCCGTGATTGTGGTGAAAAGAATTCCTGCAGAGGTGTTGTTGTGTATAGGCTGCCAAATGTCTGGGAAATGGTCTAAATAATGCAATAATGTCAATcagctacagtatatgtggTAAGTATAAGATAGAGGTTGAGGCtaaatttataatatataattgactttaatgtaaatggtcatttattaataattaagtcTCTGCATTTGCTGATTATTGCCTACGTTTAACaatcaactgtgtgtgtgtgtgtgtgtgtgtgtgtgtgtgtgtgtgtgtgtgtgtgtgtgtgtgtgtgtgtgtgtgtgtgtgtgtgtgtgttataggAAGTAATGATGTCATGACTGCTGTGATTCACTAATGAGCCCGGAGGGGTTATCAGATAAACCCTTTTTAGGCTACCTTAATGGGTTTGTGGCTACTGTGtttgtgagcttgtgtgtgtatacagatTTTTACAAGCAAGTACACATTATTAGGAATAAAGCAAAGGAGTCATAATGTTATCTATTCAGTGCATTTTGGATAAATTGTTTACAAAGGCAGTGATTAAATGAATTACTGACAACTATTGTATGTGTGCACTGCTGTTCTACTACTGTAACAAAAAGCGGCCACTGCCTCAAAAAGCTAAATTTTAAACCccatcacacacattttaaaggcAAAGATAAAACACATGTGATCTGTGGCTCTGTTCATCACAGTCACAACTTGGATCCAATAGCAAcagttttgtctcattttcacAAAGCAACAGCCAAGGTCCAAATGACAAGTGATCATTGTAAAACTGTCAGCAGAAttgccattgtgtgtgtgtgtgtgtgtgtgtgtttgtgtgtgtgcatgaagtGTGTGTGATAATGCATCCAAGTGTTTGCCAGCTAAATATTGACTGAAGGCCCCTTGACTGTGTCTGCTGCTGAGTTGGTAGAGCAGACAAGGCTGGGCACAATCCAGACAGTTCAAGCTGcagcctgcctgcctgcctgcctgcctgcctgacGGCCTACATGTACTCTGGCCTAGTCAGAGTAAAAGGGCTGCAGGTTTTGACCTTTTAGAGTTTGTACAATGGGGGCCGAACAAAAGGAGGTGTTAACATGGTAACTAGAAAGCAATAAGAAAATGCTCAGCAGTTGACTGATGGACGAAGATGTGCATGTATGGGATGTGGGGAGCATTTTACATCATAAAAGAAGGAATATCTCTGTGTATCTCTGTAAGGCAGCATTCATTCAGACTTCCTAATAAAATGCCTGCATGAAGACTAAAGATTACTTTTGAGCAGTCGACGACCATCCTGTCATGTAAAAGCTGACACATGAATAACAGGAATTGTGGAAAATTGATGACTCATCAGTCCATATGAAACACAATCCAGCCCCAACAGGACCACAGCAGACTGCAGTAGGCCACTAAGTTGGTACTAGTGGAGAAAATGCATGTGTGACACACATAATAATCAGCAGTGAGTCATGTCTTTGGCTGGCGTTAAGATGATTTTACTTTCCAGTGCATGTCAATGCAAAGAAATTACTGTGAGCAAAAGCAATGAAAATCTGTGAAGTGCATGAATTTCTATGTTTTTCCaagtatctgtttgtgtgtgcatgtgcatctgTTAATGAAACCACCATGTCAATCTAAAAAACACCAAAcgtttttttctatttagccctgaggaaaacacaaaaaaccaaaaatactATCCATGCATCTGTTCTCTCTCAGCACAGAATAACCTAAATATGAGGCCAATAAATAACTTCAGTCAAATACAACCCCCCTTTGCAATAATTCTCCCCGTTTCCCCTGTGtattgtgaaaaaacaaaattagagaCAAATTCAGTGCTTATTTTCTACGATTAAAAGACTTCCCTGAAAAACAAACGTGGAGGATGAGAACGGCTACAGTTCCTATGTGGATAAGACCCATGAGGTCcacacccatccatccattgcagtcattgtttccatttttttgccCGTTCAGAGAAAATCAAACATCGTGCAAAGAGTAGTAACCTTAAGCTCCTCTTACCGTATTTGGGGTCGGgttttttctcctccagctccaTTCTCACACGCTGCTCGGCTCCTCACTGCTGATCAGACCTTGGACAGGAGAGTTACCATAGAAATGTCgaggaaaaaacatcaataacagTAGCTGATTGCGAGATCtacagagcagaggaggagacaggGACCATCCCAAACCAAAGTGAGACACGGCACATGCCAGACTGACGGAGGGGCAAGACAGCCAATAAGAGAGCTACGATTGGTTGATTGGCAGCCGCTACAGCCATTTGGGGAACGCTTTAACGGGACACCTCTACTTCAGCGGAATGTGGGAGTGTTTGTATGGGGAGTAAATGGAAACATGCGTTCACGAGTGACCTATAGGGGGCGCTTTAGCAAATAAATAAGCAGATTGTTTAGTGAGCCTATGTCATCTATTTTTATATCGTTATTTGATGCGCTCGCGTCTGGAAGGAAACTTACaagctactactactaatattaCTACCACCACACTTAGTTATTAGACGAGTGTTTCATTCCAAATCATTCTTCTTATGCATGGAAACATGTTtggcagctttttttctttttatgcctCCAGATAAACTCGCTAATGAACCTTCTGCAGGATCACTACACTGCAAACTGACACTAACCCATGGTTCCAAACTCCATGTGTGTGGAGGTGAGGTCCTGAGTGGACGGTGGGCTTTTGAAATGTCTGCTGAAACTTCAGTGGTATACTTTAGATTAAGGGATGCTACTTATGATGAAAGGGAGGTTATTGTTCAATTAATATATCAagaggggatgcaaactttactTCTGGTGGTAAAATAGCATTTGTAATGACTGAATGTGTATTATTGTTATCCCTCttgataaattaacaaaaaagtaactgtattttaattctttatgtctttttgacatttcacaaTAAGGCaaagcaaacttttgcacccaaatgTATATGAAAACCAGTGATTGAGTTTAattgtgtatttaattattcaaaGAAAAATGTCCTTAAATTTAAATGGATTGAgattgaggttttttttttaaatgaccatatggtatgaaaatgttaatatttgaaCAGAACCTCAGGGAGGCGCTGTAGACAAGCAAGATATAACAACAATGTGCAGAGCAGGCTTCTCCTgccaaatgcatttaaaatgctgAAGATTTACTTGAAcgttcacagaaaaaaatgttcttaatataaaatgttgttgttttgtcactTGCAGTTTCGATGTGATGTTTGTGACCAGtatggttctttttttttttacgactACTAACCTCAGCTACCACCTGCAGAATCATGCCAGACTCTTATAGGTTAACCTGCAGCCCAACCCTCTACTTTAAACGTCCTCCAGCTGCTGACTCTGGCAGATACCTGTTTCCCAACAGTACACAAGATTTGGAAGTGAAAGTTTGCATATCCAAATTTTCCTGGCAACCTGCACCTCTGTCTCCCTTTAAATCTGGTATTTATTGATACCTGCTGAATGAATTTCCACCTCTAACCACCAGCGGCAACCGCTACTGTAGCGCTATTGCCTCCTTTAACAAATTgtgacacacagcagcagcctggAGCACCTCCCACCAGATGTATTCAGCCTTTTCCTTCACATTATGTGTGTTGCTTCTCTTTGCTCCCCAACCAGCTGAGGGACATGAGCTACCATGTGCCTGCTTCTGTCTGAGCTTTCTTACATTCTTAGATTTTTCCTTCCCACTGTCACATAGTGCTtactcaagggggaattgttgggctcttttctttaatttgcaCTGTTCACCTTGAGAGGATTTTTGTTCTAAATAACTAAAATGGAATTCAATTGACTTGACATCCaccttgcatttttttttttggtaattattTGCCTGTTGTTTCTAATGACAGGTACCCTTGTCGTTTTCCCCTAACTCCTGTCACTATTTCTACTGCAGTTTAATGCGATGTAGAAGTCTTTCTCAGGTCGAACCTCCTCAGACTCCAGAAATGACAGGATCGTTGCAGTTGATAAAGTCACCGTCTACAGCCCAATGGTTGCAAATGACAACATCTGGGGTCTTTGTCTACGTAAAGATGTTCATGCAAAGTAAAGATGGTGGTCATCATGTAGAAATGTGCTTCAATTTAATGTAACTGAAGTAAACTCAGGGTCACAACAAATCTATCCAAGTGTAAAACATGAAGAGTGAACTAAAAGAGTCAGAAATAAAGGATAAAAGCATGACAACTAGTTTTTGGTCCTATATTTGGCTTTGCGTCATATTAGCTCAAATTTCAGCTGATAGGAGAAGTATCTCGTTACAAGTAGAGAAGgagtaaaaaatatttctcatgGTGGCAGCAATATGTTGTCATAATGCCCCGTTGTAGTTTCTGTCTTCAAATCAATTTCACATGTGCTTTACCCTTTGTTGGCTGTTTGTTCTCTTTTCTcatcaaataaaactttttctttgatgaaattgtttttatactaTAGAGTAGCACAAGAGATGATCTCTGTGTTAAAGAGGAATAATTGTGGCAAGGCTGTGGATATTGCAGGACAAGCCAGAGACATGCTGGGAGAAAATGCCCTTGCAGTTGAGTACCACATTATCTGTCATGTCATGAACCTGGAGGCTGTCAGCACATATAAGGGTAGGCGCACACAAGGAGTACATCAAAACCAAAATGGTAAATACTTTTTGATATTACCAACAGCTTGCGGTTTCAAAATGTACTGCAGTAATTTAAATCCACCACCAAAGCAGTGCACACATTATTACAGGCTGACACTGAACAGAACTGTCCAATTGTGGTTAATTAAATTCAGTGGTTAGTAcaaagtacaattttaaatcCATTATCTTTAATATTTCAATGACATGTTTACTAGTAGTCTGAACAATGACAAATTGTTGCAGCTGTATTTAAAGTTTAGTGAAATAGATGCTTATCAGTGTGATATTGAAAAATCCTGAAAACAATCTGAATTGTTCACACGAGCAAGCCAGTAATTAACCTCTTTTTCTCagcttttgaatattttttaatggaATAAGCATATATTGAAGctgcacataaaaacatgaacTCAGCGCTTGTTTACCTTGAGTGCAGTTTTGAACTGTAACCTGAcgtactaacacacacacaaccttgtATTCttagagaaagaggaaaaagaaagaggaaaccAAAATTACTCATCTTCCCCACTCCGgtatttgggaaaaaaataaaacaaagaatgttcTAAATATTCAAAATAGTTACATAAGAACATTAACTGAACGACACAAATGAGTTCAATATATTAACAGAACAGAAAGTGGTTCACTGGGATTCTGATGTCGGAGTAATGGCCAGACGCTCTCTGAGATTTGCCAGGGCCCTGTTGGCCTCCTGGAGCTCATTGTTGAGTTTAGTACAGCTGTCCAGCACTTCAGACAGCTCCTGCAGCTTCACCTGCATCTCATTACCATTCTCTTCATAGACTGTGTACATGTGTTCCTTCATTTGCAGGCACTTCTCCATAACCTGGGGCAGGATAATAATCGAATCGCTGGTCAGATCAGGCTTTTGTGAGTAGGGATACTCCAGAGTACACTGATCAACAAACCCTGCATTATTAAACTTTGCACCTTTGCAACTAACTTCTCCTGTAGGCTGTCCATTACTGTCTGGTTATTCGCACGGCTGCTGTTTATCTTTTCTATCAGCTCCTGCACTCTTCTGCTGGTGACATCTATATCTGAGCTGCAATAGACATTAGTATACAAATCTTGACTTAAAAGTTGAATAATCATTCATTTAGGAACAATAatagttaattaattaattcatagtTTAATCCTTTGGCAGTTGGACAGCACCGCTCAGGGTGACTCTATACCTTCTGGGCTGCTCTCGAACCTCGGTCATGCAGTAGTTGTCTGTTTTTTCAATCTGTATTGCCAAGGACAATGTGAAatcagcagatgttttttttttattattaatttcaaaGATCAAAAACCAGACCCTATAAAATTGCTTTTCAGGcttgtaaaaaacaaattttaacttGGAGAAATAAGTTATCATCAGGGACAGCATGAGACAGTGTGTGTAACCAAGTGAATATTATAAGGTCTATTTTATCATCTATTCATCATTCAATCCAAATGTGATTAGAGCACAACATACAGTAATAGTTATGCTGTTCCGTTTCAGAGGTAGGTAACTTGTTCACACAGCATATACTTTTTTCTGGAGGATTACACTCCTACAAACGACTATTTTCCTTACACAACCCTACATATATTTTGGGACATGGGAGCTCTTCGAGATTATATAATTACATGTTACCATTTCTGAGTCTTCATGTCCCTTCTTGCCTGTAGACTCGCAGATGGATGATG
Encoded here:
- the syce2 gene encoding synaptonemal complex central element protein 2 produces the protein MDFFLEDPASSSICESTGKKGHEDSEMIEKTDNYCMTEVREQPRSSDIDVTSRRVQELIEKINSSRANNQTVMDSLQEKLVAKVMEKCLQMKEHMYTVYEENGNEMQVKLQELSEVLDSCTKLNNELQEANRALANLRERLAITPTSESQ